The following proteins are encoded in a genomic region of Cryptomeria japonica chromosome 11, Sugi_1.0, whole genome shotgun sequence:
- the LOC131036991 gene encoding ricin B-like lectin R40G3 gives MAYYQQYESPRYPNDCEGGCGQQQNYGYNQSEYNYSEQQRHHSLPQGQILKVCSKANPDYALGIRDGRATLVYYNPSDPTQQWVKDESWSNRVRDTVGHPAFGLVNKATGQALRHAPAACQEVLLTKYEGGSYDESVLWSESEDMGYGYRTIRMANDIGLNLDAFQGDRKHGGIEEGTKVVLWKWNKQDNQLWNISPSY, from the exons ATGGCATACTACCAGCAGTATGAGAGCCCAAGATACCCAAATGACTGTGAAGGAGGGTGTGGCCAACAGCAGAACTATGGTTACAATCAGTCCGAGTACAATTACAGTGAGCAACAGAGGCACCACAGCCTTCCACAGGGACAGATTCTGAAGGTCTGCTCTAAGGCCAATCCTGACTACGCTCTGGGTATCAGAGATGGCAGGGCAACGCTTGTTTACTATAATCCCAGTGACCCAACACAG CAATGGGTGAAGGATGAGTCATGGAGCAACCGTGTGAGGGACACGGTGGGCCATCCAGCCTTTGGGCTTGTGAACAAGGCCACTGGGCAGGCCCTTCGTCATGCCCCTGCTGCATGCCAGGAG GTGTTGCTGACCAAGTACGAGGGTGGTTCCTATGATGAGAGTGTGCTGTGGAGTGAGAGTGAGGACATGGGATATGGATACAGGACCATAAGGATGGCAAATGATATTGGCCTCAACTTGGATGCATTCCAGGGTGATAGGAAGCATGGAGGCATCGAAGAGGGCACTAAAGTTGTGCTGTGGAAGTGGAACAAACAAGACAACCAACTCTGGAATATCTCTCCCTCTTACTAG